The stretch of DNA GCCGCGAGTCCTTTCCAGTGGTCGGCGTCGAAGTGCGACACCGCAAGGCAGCGGAGTCGCGAGATACGCGGGAGGATCAGCGTCGCGAGCTGATGAGCTGACGGAGCGCCGGAGACGTCATGAAGGCTCCCGCAGTCGATGACCATCATCGAAGAAGTGCGGACACTATCGATCACGCTACAGGCGCCGTCGCCGACGTGGACAACCTCGACACTAGTCACGAGTTGTTCCAATTCCTCTCGTATGGGCACTTTTAGCGGCAGTTGCCGCCGAGATCAGCTGCGCCTGCCCGCCGCAGGCACGATGATTTGAAGACGACCTCTACCAAACACACATGTGTTGCCGACGGCATGCGCTAGACGTTCAAATCGGCCGTCACGAACGAGTGGTCCAGGCCAGCGTGCTGCATATCCGCGGCGTCGCTAACTGTTCCAGCTGTAGCCGGGAAGGTTCATGCTGGCGAGCACACGTTGGCGTTTCCAGCAGCCGGGGCAAGCACCGCAGGGAAAGTTTGACCGGTGGCACGATGCTGTTTCGGCGATGATGTTTGCACCGAGGCCTGCGGCGACTAGCAGTTCTTCGGTGGTGTAATTGATGGCTGGGGCTGAAATACGGATGCCGCCTTCCTGGTAGGCAACCAGTGCATCCAGCAGCCGGTAGAACTCTTCGGTACCGTCGAGGTGCCGATCTCCGTCGCCGCGGACAGTCCCGAGCGCGATGGCCTCCGACCCAGTTTTCAAAGCCAACGCCGAAGCGGCTGTTGCGAGGAACTGGTTGCGATACGGCCACCATTCGGGACTCGGAGCATCCTTCACTGCGTCTGCGTCGTCGTGCAGGATGCCCGATCCGAAGTCACGGATGCCGAGCGTGGCGACGTGCAGCCTAATGCCGTATTCCGTGGCGATTCGCTCGGCGGCACGTTGCTCCGTATGCGCTGGGCGTTGTCCATAGTCGAGATACAGCGCGTGCTGCGGACGGAGAAGCGCAGCGAGGGCGGAGCTGTCAAGGCCACCCGAGAGAAGCAGAAGCGTGTTGGGTTGCGAGTCAATCGACACGGGCACGTCTCCGACGCGGCGTGCCGAGGCCGATCCAAATGGCTCGGTAGAGCGCCGTCGTGACGTCCTGGTGCAGTTCGGCGTTCGTACCTGCGAGCATCGTTGTCTGGATGCCCCCCAGATTCGCGGCGACCCCGACGATCGGGATGTTGCGGGCTGTTGCCCATCCAGTTTCGAAGAGGGTCCCGGCGTCCCATCCGTCGAGTAGCGCCAGAACTACATCGCTGTCAGCGAGCCCGTCGAGGTCGGCTTGTGCCACTTCCTCAGCGCCGGGCCCGACGTCGTGGATGGGGCTGAAGACGTTCGCACCGGCTTCGAGAAGGAACATACGGCATGTGTCGACGAGCCATCGCTCGGCGACGGTGAAGAACGGGCCGGCCAGGTAAACCGTCGGCTGTCGGCCGTCGTTGTCGAGGTGCGTTCCCGTAAGCCCGTCAACGTCAAGTCCGGTCAGGAGTTGAGGTGGCAGCGCCATAGTGCGCGTCGAACAACACCATGCGGCTGCCCGGCTCGCAACGCGCGTTGCGTCCGTAGGGAACGCTCCGTTTCCCCACGCGTAAGCGAAGCCCGCTGAGAAGGCGTCCCCGCTTCCGATCTTCCAGACCTCGTCGGTAGGGATCGCACCGACCCACTGAGCGTCTTCGGCAGTTGCATCGACGACGAGGGCGCCTCGTGCGCCCGCCTTGACGACGACCACGTCGAGGTTCAGGTCGGCGATAGCTGCTCGCGCAGCGGCTTCGACGTCTTCGCGACGACCGATCGATCGAACTTCGCGCGCATTTGCGATGAGGGCGGTGGGACCGGCGGTGGAGCGCAACAGCTGATCGGTTCGTGCGTCGGTGACGCTTTGCGGGTCATAAATCAGGCGTTCCGAAGTGACCGAGATATCGCCGTCCTCGATCATGCCAAACGCCAGCACGGTGTCGTCCGCGACGTGACATGGCTGCTCAAGTCGCGCGGGGCGGCCGCTGATGGATGGCTCAGCGAATGGCGCGAGGTAGTTGAACGAGATCGCGTGGTCGCGCGGGACGGACTCCCCCGCAATGCCAAGCGTCGAGAGTCCTGAGCGGAAGAGTGCGTCCCCGGCGGCTTCAACGCTGCTCGTGAACGACACGTCGGGCATTCTGCTGAGCGCCGCCGCCGCGCGGAATCCGCTGCCACCGAGGTCCTCATGATGCTCCGGAGCCGTGACGCGCTCCTGGTAGGTGCCCCCTAAAATCTTCACGCAGCGCTCACTCGAAGCGTGATCGCGCCGGAAGTGCGGCTGACCTCCGCGAAGTATCGGAACCCAGCGCGGAGGCAATTGATGAGGCGTTGGTCCGGCATGACGGCGCCGGCAACTTGGCCTTCAGCAAGCACCGCCACGATCGTGGGGAAATCTCCTTCGACGAGTTGCAGGGTCAGAATGGTGCCATTACGTAGCTGATCGTCGAGGTGCGGGTCGGGCTGCTCGAGCGCCTTAAGAGTCGACACGCTGCCGCAGTCGTCTTCACGTCCACCGCCACCGAAATCAAGGTCCGGCCCCTCGCTACCACTCATGACGTCCCCTCGTTTCTGAGTACTGTAGCGGGTTTCGGGTCCAGCAGTTGGGATCGGTTCGGAGAGGGCCTGCGACGTGCCGCAGCTGCCTGGTCCATCCACACGACGGCGTCGAGATCTTGCGCGGGCACGCCGCCCACATCTGCCCACGAAATGAACGCTGACTCCATGAGCCGATAGTCCTTTGCCGGCGTCCATCTGCCGTCGAACACGCCGGCCTGGACGCCAGCACGCATGAGATGGATATCGATGATCGCTACGTCGGCAGATCCGAAGTGATTCCGGACGACCCAGCTCGCAGTCTTGAGTCCGACGCCCGGGAACGTCAGGAGCCATTCCCTTGCAGCGAGTGGCTCCGGCGGAGCTTGCTCGAACCGAAGTCGGTCGAGCGCGGCGGCGATACGAGCAGCCTTCTGGCGAGGAAATCGGTAGCGGAAGCTGCGCCCCGCATAGACGATCGGCTCGACCAGTCTTGAGTACAGCACTTCGGCGGACGCGGAGGAGCCTTCCGCGAGCAGACCAGCCGCACGAAGCGCGCGGAACGCTGCGACGTTCGCCTCGTACGTGATCCCATGGCCTCCGAGTAAACAGGCGACCACCTCTTCGGCGAAGGTCACGCCCAGGCGGTGGGGGGTGCGCGCAGTGGAAGCGCGGAGGAGCCACTCCTCGGTACGTGCGATCCAGTAGGCGGGCGATTGGAAGTGCCACGGTAATCCCCACCGGACTGGTCGCAAGGAACCGTCGATGAGCCGGAGTTGACGAACGTCTTCGGTCGGGCCGCCGCCGCCACTCGCATACGATCCAGTACAACGTGACACGACTCGACGGTAGCTCACAACAAAGCAACTGCGCGCGACCCGTGCCGCGACACGATCCACCGCCGACGTTCGCAATCGCTCGAACGCATCGAAATTTGACCCAAGAGGGGGACCATGAAACATAGCCTGACCCGCAGTTTCCGATTCGAGGCTGCACACGTGTTGCCGTGGCACCGAGGCAAGTGCTCGAGACTTCACGG from Curtobacterium sp. SGAir0471 encodes:
- a CDS encoding 7-cyano-7-deazaguanine synthase produces the protein MSIDSQPNTLLLLSGGLDSSALAALLRPQHALYLDYGQRPAHTEQRAAERIATEYGIRLHVATLGIRDFGSGILHDDADAVKDAPSPEWWPYRNQFLATAASALALKTGSEAIALGTVRGDGDRHLDGTEEFYRLLDALVAYQEGGIRISAPAINYTTEELLVAAGLGANIIAETASCHRSNFPCGACPGCWKRQRVLASMNLPGYSWNS
- a CDS encoding PfkB family carbohydrate kinase — encoded protein: MKILGGTYQERVTAPEHHEDLGGSGFRAAAALSRMPDVSFTSSVEAAGDALFRSGLSTLGIAGESVPRDHAISFNYLAPFAEPSISGRPARLEQPCHVADDTVLAFGMIEDGDISVTSERLIYDPQSVTDARTDQLLRSTAGPTALIANAREVRSIGRREDVEAAARAAIADLNLDVVVVKAGARGALVVDATAEDAQWVGAIPTDEVWKIGSGDAFSAGFAYAWGNGAFPTDATRVASRAAAWCCSTRTMALPPQLLTGLDVDGLTGTHLDNDGRQPTVYLAGPFFTVAERWLVDTCRMFLLEAGANVFSPIHDVGPGAEEVAQADLDGLADSDVVLALLDGWDAGTLFETGWATARNIPIVGVAANLGGIQTTMLAGTNAELHQDVTTALYRAIWIGLGTPRRRRARVD
- a CDS encoding 8-oxoguanine DNA glycosylase, giving the protein MFHGPPLGSNFDAFERLRTSAVDRVAARVARSCFVVSYRRVVSRCTGSYASGGGGPTEDVRQLRLIDGSLRPVRWGLPWHFQSPAYWIARTEEWLLRASTARTPHRLGVTFAEEVVACLLGGHGITYEANVAAFRALRAAGLLAEGSSASAEVLYSRLVEPIVYAGRSFRYRFPRQKAARIAAALDRLRFEQAPPEPLAAREWLLTFPGVGLKTASWVVRNHFGSADVAIIDIHLMRAGVQAGVFDGRWTPAKDYRLMESAFISWADVGGVPAQDLDAVVWMDQAAAARRRPSPNRSQLLDPKPATVLRNEGTS